The proteins below come from a single Balaenoptera acutorostrata chromosome 2, mBalAcu1.1, whole genome shotgun sequence genomic window:
- the FEM1A gene encoding protein fem-1 homolog A, with product MDLHTAVYNAARDGKLQLLQKLLSGRSREELEELTGEVASGGTPLLIAARYGHLDVVDYLVDRCGASVEAGGSVHFDGETIEGAPPLWAASAAGHLDVVRSLLRRGASVNRTTRTNSTPLRAACFDGHLEVVRYLVGEHQADLEVANRHGHTCLMISCYKGHREIARYLLEQGAQVNRRSAKGNTALHDCAESGSLEILQLLLGCNARMERDGYGMTPLLAASVTGHTNIVEYLIQEQPAGEEARPGLAREGPSSSPACAQPQGARCGSSSLEESPSGESYESCCPTSREAAVEALELLGATYVDKKRDLLGALKHWRRAMELRHQGGAYLPKPEPPQLVLAYDYSREVNTAEELEALITDPDEMRMQALLIRERILGPSHPDTSYYIRYRGAVYADSGNFERCIRLWKYALDMQQNNLEPLSPMTASSFLSFAELFSYVLQDRSAKGSLGTPVGFADLMGVLCKGVREVERALQLPKEPGDSAQFTKALAIILHLLYLLEKVECTPDQEHLKHQKVYRLLKCAPRGKNGFTPLHMAVDAETTNVGRYPVGRFPSLQVVKVLLDCGADPDSRDFDNNTPLHIAAQNNCPGIMNALIEAGAHMDATNAFKKTAYELLDEKLLAKSTIQPFNYVTLQCLAARALDKNKIPYKGFIPEELEAFIELH from the coding sequence ATGGACCTCCACACCGCCGTGTACAACGCCGCCCGCGACGGCAAGCTGCAGCTGCTTCAGAAGCTGCTCAGCGGGCGGAGCCGGGAGGAGCTGGAAGAGCTGACGGGCGAGGTGGCCAGCGGGGGGACGCCGCTGCTCATCGCCGCCCGTTACGGCCACTTGGACGTGGTCGACTACCTGGTGGACCGGTGCGGCGCGAGCGTGGAGGCGGGCGGCTCGGTGCACTTCGATGGCGAGACCATCGAGGGTGCTCCGCCGCTGTGGGCCGCCTCGGCCGCCGGCCACCTGGACGTGGTGCGGAGCCTGCTGCGCCGCGGGGCCTCGGTGAACCGCACCACGCGCACCAACTCGACGCCCCTGCGCGCCGCCTGCTTCGACGGGCACCTGGAGGTGGTGCGCTACTTGGTGGGCGAGCACCAGGCCGACCTGGAGGTGGCCAACCGGCACGGGCACACGTGCCTCATGATCTCCTGTTACAAGGGTCACCGCGAGATCGCCCGCTACCTGCTGGAGCAGGGCGCCCAGGTGAACCGGCGCAGTGCCAAAGGCAACACGGCCCTGCACGACTGCGCCGAGTCCGGCAGCCTGGAGATCCTGCAGCTGCTGCTCGGGTGCAACGCCCGCATGGAACGGGACGGCTACGGCATGACCCCGCTGCTGGCGGCCAGCGTGACGGGCCACACCAACATCGTGGAGTACCTCATCCAGGAGCAGCCCGCTGGGGAGGAGGCGAGGCCAGGGCTGGCCCGAGAAGGCCCCTCCTCCAGCCCGGCGTGCGCGCAGCCCCAGGGCGCCCGCTGCGGCAGCTCCTCCCTAGAGGAATCCCCGAGCGGGGAATCGTACGAGAGCTGCTGCCCCACCAGCCGGGAAGCCGCCGTGGAAGCCTTGGAGTTGCTGGGAGCCACCTACGTGGATAAGAAGCGAGATCTGCTCGGGGCCCTGAAACACTGGAGACGGGCCATGGAGCTTCGTCACCAGGGGGGCGCGTATCTGCCCAAACCCGAGCCCCCTCAGCTGGTCCTCGCCTATGACTATTCCAGGGAGGTGAACACCGCCGAGGAATTGGAGGCGCTCATCACCGACCCGGATGAGATGCGCATGCAGGCCCTGTTGATCCGAGAGCGCATCCTGGGTCCCTCCCACCCGGACACTTCCTACTATATTCGGTACCGGGGCGCGGTGTACGCCGACTCAGGCAACTTCGAGCGCTGCATCCGCTTGTGGAAGTACGCCCTAGACATGCAGCAGAACAACCTCGAGCCTCTGAGCCCCATGACCGCCAGCAGCTTCCTCTCCTTTGCCGAACTTTTCTCCTACGTGCTCCAGGACCGTTCGGCCAAGGGCAGCCTAGGCACGCCAGTCGGCTTTGCAGACCTCATGGGGGTGCTGTGCAAGGGAGTCCGGGAAGTGGAGCGGGCCCTGCAGCTGCCCAAGGAGCCCGGGGACTCGGCCCAGTTCACCAAGGCCCTGGCCATCATCCTCCACCTGCTCTACCTGCTGGAGAAAGTGGAGTGCACGCCTGACCAGGAGCACCTGAAGCATCAGAAGGTCTACCGGCTGCTCAAGTGCGCCCCCCGCGGCAAGAACGGCTTCACCCCCCTGCACATGGCCGTGGACGCGGAGACCACGAACGTGGGCCGCTACCCGGTGGGCAGGTTCCCCTCCCTCCAGGTGGTCAAGGTGCTGCTCGACTGCGGGGCCGACCCAGACAGCCGGGACTTTGACAACAACACCCCGCTGCACATCGCGGCGCAGAACAACTGCCCGGGGATCATGAACGCCCTGATCGAGGCGGGGGCCCACATGGACGCCACCAACGCCTTCAAGAAGACGGCCTACGAGCTGCTGGACGAGAAGCTGCTAGCCAAGAGCACCATTCAGCCTTTCAACTACGTGACCCTGCAGTGCCTTGCGGCCCGCGCCCTGGACAAAAACAAGATCCCCTACAAGGGCTTCATCCCCGAGGAGCTGGAGGCTTTCATCGAGCTGCACTGA